A section of the Flavobacterium sp. CG_23.5 genome encodes:
- a CDS encoding cyclase family protein has translation MLAIIDNKYQVDLSKPIDISIPLTNTDENPIAWYIDKPIIEPVVFDNWIGSVKKGASTNFNNIFFNPHGHGTHTECLGHITREFYSINQSLKQFFFLAELVSVEPELHGEDWVITKIQIEKALNGKTPEAIIIRTLPNLESKKHLKYSNTNPPYLDEVAARFICESKIQHLLIDLPSVDKEHDEGKLLAHKAFWNVKDVNNLNEDARLEATITEMIFVPNEVQDGSYLLNLQIASFENDASPSKPILYKI, from the coding sequence ATGCTAGCAATTATCGATAATAAATATCAAGTAGACCTATCAAAACCTATTGATATTTCGATTCCATTAACGAATACAGATGAAAATCCAATTGCTTGGTATATTGATAAACCGATAATTGAACCCGTAGTTTTTGACAATTGGATTGGAAGCGTGAAAAAAGGAGCTTCCACTAATTTCAATAATATTTTCTTTAATCCGCACGGTCACGGGACTCACACGGAATGTCTGGGCCACATTACACGAGAGTTTTACAGCATAAATCAATCGTTGAAACAGTTTTTCTTCTTGGCGGAATTGGTCTCGGTAGAACCGGAATTACATGGGGAAGATTGGGTGATTACTAAAATTCAGATTGAAAAAGCCTTGAATGGAAAAACCCCAGAAGCAATAATAATTAGAACGTTGCCCAATTTAGAATCCAAAAAACATTTAAAATATTCCAATACCAATCCGCCTTATCTGGATGAAGTTGCTGCGCGGTTCATTTGCGAAAGCAAAATACAACATTTGCTGATTGATTTGCCAAGTGTGGATAAAGAACATGATGAAGGAAAATTATTGGCGCATAAAGCTTTTTGGAATGTAAAAGACGTTAATAATTTGAATGAAGATGCAAGATTGGAAGCAACTATTACTGAAATGATTTTTGTTCCGAATGAAGTGCAAGACGGAAGTTATTTGTTGAATTTGCAAATTGCTTCGTTTGAGAATGATGCGAGTCCAAGTAAACCAATTTTGTATAAAATATGA
- a CDS encoding GNAT family N-acetyltransferase produces the protein MITVSTDKNKLDIPFIQHFLKDIYWAAGRTIEEVQTTIDHSFCFGIYLDNKQIGFARVITDYVVFAYLMDVFITEEHRGKGYSSILIENMMSEPMLKKVKIWRLATSDAHFLYQKFGFKHLANPEKLMEKIIE, from the coding sequence ATGATTACCGTTTCAACCGATAAAAATAAGCTCGATATTCCGTTTATCCAACATTTTTTGAAGGATATTTATTGGGCCGCAGGACGAACCATTGAAGAAGTGCAAACTACTATCGATCATTCTTTTTGTTTTGGAATTTACCTCGATAACAAGCAAATCGGATTTGCACGTGTTATTACAGATTATGTGGTTTTTGCTTATTTAATGGATGTATTTATTACAGAGGAACATCGCGGGAAAGGATATTCGTCAATTTTGATCGAAAATATGATGAGTGAGCCGATGCTAAAAAAGGTAAAAATTTGGAGGCTTGCCACGTCTGATGCGCATTTTTTATATCAAAAATTTGGTTTCAAGCATTTAGCGAATCCCGAAAAATTAATGGAAAAAATTATCGAATGA
- a CDS encoding DUF4260 domain-containing protein produces the protein MKTIIKLEELGLLLLGIYFFSILNYPWWWFFTLILAPDFSMVGYVFGNKTGAFSYNLFHHRGIAIIIYLIGIYFHQNEIQLAGVILFAHSSFDRMLGYGLKYEKGFKYTHLGLIGKQ, from the coding sequence ATGAAAACAATTATTAAACTGGAAGAATTGGGATTGTTGTTACTTGGGATTTATTTTTTTAGTATTTTAAATTATCCTTGGTGGTGGTTTTTCACGTTGATTTTAGCACCGGACTTTTCTATGGTTGGCTATGTTTTTGGAAATAAAACAGGTGCATTCAGCTACAATTTATTCCATCATAGAGGAATTGCTATAATCATCTATTTAATTGGAATATACTTTCATCAGAATGAAATTCAGCTGGCTGGAGTAATTCTATTTGCTCATTCGTCGTTCGATAGAATGCTGGGTTACGGATTGAAATATGAAAAAGGTTTTAAATACACACATTTGGGATTAATTGGAAAACAGTAA
- a CDS encoding MmcQ/YjbR family DNA-binding protein produces MNLETYYEYCLSKKGVTEHFPFDEDTLVFKVGGKMFALSSLSQWEKGEPSVNLKCDPDKAEELRAQYDDIKPGFHMSKIHWNTVNIIKDVSDSVVKGLIDHSYELVFKSLTKKLQTEIIELEN; encoded by the coding sequence ATGAACCTAGAAACATACTACGAATATTGCCTTTCTAAAAAAGGAGTGACGGAACATTTCCCTTTTGATGAAGATACCTTAGTTTTTAAAGTGGGAGGTAAGATGTTTGCTTTGTCATCTTTAAGTCAATGGGAAAAAGGCGAACCATCGGTTAATTTGAAATGCGATCCAGATAAAGCAGAGGAATTGAGGGCGCAATACGATGATATTAAACCTGGGTTTCATATGAGTAAAATTCATTGGAACACGGTAAATATAATTAAAGATGTTTCGGATAGTGTTGTCAAAGGATTGATCGATCATTCCTACGAATTGGTTTTCAAAAGTTTAACAAAGAAATTGCAAACCGAAATTATTGAATTAGAAAATTAG
- a CDS encoding PH domain-containing protein — protein MKEQLKKFLNEEQDPKAIEKITSKLNDLLMKNEEIGYIAVQKKPALTVFPDSIVLTNKRIIICQPKNLGLSMDFTDYTWDQIEGTFVKENILGSEFSFSTKTDMQVSIDYIPKIQARKIFTYAKEQLDILKSGTVTNQPTVEEIQDAVILDEDFVEEMETEEVTSFSEIMPISPPPFNMEPEEFSPPVENQKEIGLSNLSQDELFEKLQNYKRLLDNGLILQGEYDVFKKEILSHM, from the coding sequence ATGAAAGAACAACTTAAAAAATTCCTGAACGAAGAACAAGATCCGAAAGCCATTGAAAAAATCACTTCAAAATTGAATGATTTATTGATGAAAAACGAAGAAATTGGTTATATCGCTGTTCAGAAAAAACCTGCACTGACCGTTTTTCCGGATAGTATTGTATTGACAAACAAGCGAATTATTATTTGTCAGCCTAAAAACCTAGGACTTTCTATGGATTTTACGGATTATACTTGGGATCAAATTGAAGGTACTTTTGTTAAAGAAAATATTTTAGGCTCTGAATTTTCGTTTTCCACCAAAACGGATATGCAAGTTTCGATTGATTATATTCCAAAAATTCAAGCAAGAAAAATTTTCACTTATGCCAAAGAGCAATTGGATATTTTAAAAAGTGGAACAGTTACAAATCAACCAACTGTTGAAGAAATTCAAGATGCTGTGATTTTAGACGAAGATTTTGTTGAAGAAATGGAAACCGAAGAAGTTACCAGTTTCTCTGAAATAATGCCAATTTCACCTCCGCCTTTTAATATGGAACCCGAAGAGTTCAGTCCTCCTGTTGAAAATCAAAAGGAAATCGGCTTAAGCAATTTGTCACAAGATGAACTTTTTGAAAAATTACAGAATTATAAAAGATTATTGGATAATGGATTGATTTTGCAAGGCGAATATGATGTTTTCAAAAAAGAGATTTTGAGTCATATGTAA
- a CDS encoding DUF4407 domain-containing protein, which produces MLKHFFILCSGADKELLEGCSEGEQTKYVGIGATVFFTAVMAFIASAYALFTVFDSIYPALLFGLVWSLLIFNLDRFIVSTIRKRDKFGSEFLQATPRIILAVIIAIVISKPLEIKIFEKEINTVLLKEKNAMALNNKKEIASYFKSDLDKNKTEIDSLKSDITKKEKEVNTLYETYITEAEGTKGTMKLGKGPVFKEKIAKHSLATAELDTIRKNNLAKIAEKEKKSKTLQADLDKKVTETQPIIDGFDGLMVRINALDKLPWIPSFFIMLLFLAIEASPIIAKLLSPKGEYDYKLEDLETALKATLEQDKYQRGLLVKTSAAMHDKVYQDIAQDKNLYDLQRKKATELLELQAHNFVEKQKKTL; this is translated from the coding sequence ATGTTAAAACATTTTTTCATCCTTTGTTCCGGAGCCGACAAAGAACTCCTTGAAGGCTGTTCCGAAGGCGAACAAACCAAATATGTTGGTATTGGCGCCACTGTTTTTTTTACTGCCGTTATGGCTTTTATTGCAAGTGCTTATGCCTTGTTTACCGTTTTTGACAGTATCTATCCCGCTTTACTTTTTGGATTGGTTTGGAGTTTACTCATCTTTAATTTGGATCGTTTTATCGTTTCCACTATTCGAAAAAGAGACAAGTTCGGAAGTGAATTTCTACAAGCAACTCCCCGAATTATTTTGGCAGTTATCATTGCCATTGTGATTTCTAAACCATTAGAAATTAAAATTTTCGAAAAAGAAATTAACACCGTTTTATTGAAAGAAAAAAACGCAATGGCTTTGAACAACAAAAAAGAAATTGCCAGTTATTTCAAATCGGATTTAGATAAAAACAAAACCGAAATCGATAGCTTAAAATCGGATATTACTAAGAAAGAAAAGGAAGTGAATACGCTTTATGAAACTTACATTACAGAAGCCGAAGGTACAAAAGGCACTATGAAATTGGGGAAAGGTCCCGTATTTAAAGAAAAAATTGCCAAACATAGCTTGGCTACTGCCGAACTCGATACTATTAGAAAAAACAACTTGGCAAAAATTGCCGAAAAGGAGAAAAAATCTAAAACGCTACAAGCTGATTTAGATAAAAAAGTAACCGAAACCCAACCGATCATTGATGGTTTTGACGGTTTAATGGTGCGAATAAACGCATTAGACAAATTGCCATGGATTCCTTCATTCTTCATCATGTTGCTGTTTTTAGCCATTGAAGCTTCCCCAATAATTGCCAAACTTTTATCTCCAAAAGGCGAATATGATTATAAACTGGAAGATCTAGAAACAGCGCTGAAAGCAACTTTGGAACAAGATAAATACCAAAGAGGCTTGTTAGTAAAAACAAGTGCTGCTATGCACGATAAAGTCTATCAAGACATTGCTCAAGACAAGAATTTATATGACTTGCAACGCAAGAAAGCGACGGAATTACTGGAATTGCAAGCACATAACTTTGTAGAAAAGCAGAAGAAAACACTTTAG